The proteins below come from a single Garra rufa chromosome 25, GarRuf1.0, whole genome shotgun sequence genomic window:
- the LOC141301902 gene encoding GTPase IMAP family member 8-like, producing the protein MGFRAAGKSSTGNSILDREEFDLKTSAQCVRRHGEVADRHITVIEAPGWWRNYTAEISRELLKQEILLSVSLCPPGPHAVLLIIPVDKIFKEIQRKALQGYLDLLGERVWSHTIVLFTHGDSLFDTSIEQHIESEGQDLQWLLDKCGNRYHVLNNQNRSDHTQIKELLEKIEETVAQNNDCYFEIDRKILQEIKEKRRAEEERAEERMKRMKIQREDIRSQMSDGQHLSELRIVLMGHRAAGKSSAGNIILGREEFNLKRSAQCVRRHGEVADRHITVIEAPGWWMNYSVEVSSELLKQEILLSMSLCSPGPHAVLLIIRVDTRFKEIHRKAVQGHLDLLGERVWSHTIVLFTCGDSLLYTSIEQHIESEGQDLQWLLDKCGNRYHVLNNQNRSDHTQIKELLEKIEETVVQNNGCHFEIDRTILQEIKERRRAEEERAEERMKRMQKQRDDIRSQMSE; encoded by the exons ATGGGGTTTAGAGCTGCTGGGAAGAGTTCAACAGGAAACAGCATCCTGGACAGAGAGGAGTttgacctgaagacatctgctCAGTGTGTCAGGAGACATGGAGAAGTAGCAGACAGACACATCACTGTCATTGAAGCTCCAGGATGGTGGAGGAATTATACTGCAGAGATCAGCCGTGAGTTACTGAAACAGGAGATTTTGCTCAGTGTGTCTCTGTGTCCTCCAGGACCACATGCTGTACTACTGATCATACCTGTggataaaatatttaaagaaattcAGAGAAAAGCATTGCAGGGGTATCTGGATCTTCTCGGTGAGAGAGTCTGGAGTCACACTATAGTCCTGTTCACTCATGGAGACTCTCTGTTCGACACATCTATAGAGCAGCACATTGAGAGTGAAGGGCAGGATCTCCAGTGGCTGCTGGACAAATGTGGGAACAGGTATCATGTTCTCAACAATCAGAACAGGAGTGACCACACTCAGATCAAGGAGCTGCTGGAGAAGATTGAGGAGACAGTGGCACAAAACAACGACTGCTATTTTGAAATAGACAGAAAAATTTTACAGGAGATTAAAGAGAAAAGAAGAGCAGAGGAAGAGAGAGCAGAAGAACGAATGAAGAGGATGAAAATACAGAGAGAGGACATCAGATCTCAGATGA GTGATGGCCAACATCTCTCAGAGCTGAGGATTGTGTTAATGGGTCATAGAGCTGCTGGTAAGAGTTCAGCAGGAAACATCATCTTGGGCAGAGAGGAGTTTAACTTGAAGAGGTCTGCTCAGTGTGTGAGGAGACATGGAGAAGTAGCAGACAGACATATCACTGTCATTGAAGCTCCAGGGTGGTGGATGAATTACAGTGTAGAGGTCAGCTCTGAGTTACTAAAACAGGAGATTTTGCTCAGTATGTCTCTGTGTTCTCCAGGACCACATGCTGTACTACTGATCATACGTGTGGACACTAGATTTAAAGAGATTCACAGAAAAGCAGTACAAGGACATCTGGATCTTCTCGGTGAGAGAGTCTGGAGTCACACTATAGTGCTGTTCACCTGTGGAGACTCTCTGTTATACACATCTATAGAGCAGCACATTGAGAGTGAAGGGCAGGATCTCCAGTGGCTGCTGGACAAATGTGGGAACAGGTATCATGTTCTCAACAATCAGAACAGGAGTGACCACACTCAGATCAAGGAGCTGCTGGAGAAGATTGAGGAGACAGTGGTGCAAAACAACGGCTGCCATTTTGAAATAGACAGAACGATTTTACAGGAGATTAAAGAGAGAAGAAGAGCAGAGGAAGAGAGAGCAGAAGAACGAATGAAGAGGATGCAAAAACAGAGAGATGACATCAGATCTCAGATGAGTGAGTGA
- the LOC141301904 gene encoding GTPase IMAP family member 9-like, with the protein MGYTLSGKSSAGNTILGKEEFDLKRSAQCVRRHGEVADRHITVIEAPGWWSNYTVEQSPELLKQEILLSVSLCPPGPHALLLIIRVDTRFKENERKALQSHLNLLGERVWSHTIVLFTHGDSLLDTSIEQHIESEGQDLQWLLDKCGNRYHVLNNQNRSDHTQIKELLEKIEETVAQNHCPIRRKSSPIKIQGIDRNIKSEEQIPPWIDDVRSQIISGAEGSDSCSLASSGYGSSSEADIRSMFGSSHSKDSSLISIFKSEVLKILNSMELTPPLSECLLFGTF; encoded by the exons ATGGGCTATACACTTTCTGGTAAGAGTTCAGCAGGAAACACCATCCTTGGCAAAGAGGAGTTTGATTTAAAGAGATCTGCTCAGTGTGTGAGGAGACATGGAGAAGTAGCAGACAGACACATCACTGTCATTGAAGCTCCAGGATGGTGGAGTAATTACACTGTAGAGCAGAGTCCTGAGTTACTGAAACAGGAGATTCTGCTCAGTGTGTCTCTGTGTCCTCCAGGACCACACGCTCTACTACTGATCATACGTGTGGACACTAGATTTAAAGAAAATGAGAGAAAAGCATTGCAGAGTCATCTGAATCTTCTTGGTGAGAGAGTCTGGAGTCACACTATAGTGCTGTTCACTCATGGAGACTCTCTGTTAGACACATCTATAGAGCAGCACATTGAGAGTGAAGGGCAGGATCTCCAGTGGCTGCTGGACAAATGTGGGAACAGGTATCATGTTCTCAACAATCAGAACAGGAGTGACCACACTCAGATCAAGGAGCTGCTGGAGAAGATTGAGGAGACAGTGGCACAGAACCACTGCCCTATTAGGAGGAAGAGCAGCCCTATTAAAATACAGGGAATTGATAGAAACATAAAATCAGAAGAGCAAATTCCACCATGGATAGATGACGTCAGATCACAGATAA TCAGTGGTGCTGAAGGATCTGATTCATGCTCTCTGGCAAGTTCTGGCTACGGTTCATCTTCTGAAGCAGATATCAGGTCAATGTTTGGGTCTTCCCATTCCAAAGATTCATCTCTCATAAGCATATTCAAGTCAGAGGTCCTGAAAATATTGAACAGCATGGAACTCACACCACCGCTGAGTGAGTGTCTTTTGTTTGGCACTTTCTAA